TCTCAAGCACAACACACCCATGTGGTGgtttaaaaatgggaaataaatgtttcttgtataaAATACTTggttttaaaaaggcaatttatCCTGCATCCTAAAATTTAAGCCCTTTAAATATCACAGTTACCCACGTGGGCCTTAAGAAAAGACAGCTATGCTTAAGCATTCTAAACTGgaatttttaattcagttatacTGATAATTTCTAATGAACGAGATAATGTAACTGGCTTTCATCTGTTTGCAAAGTTTTCCACATATTCTGGTAAAAATTACACATCCAAACATCCCttaattaaatgaattttaaataaatctaatTAACTCTATATACAATTATTCCTTGCAGCTTAGTTTCCTAGAAGAGATCCATAAGctaaataaatatcattaaacTGTGTatcaagaaaaatgcaaagcctccaggaaatacagaaaaagaggcatttgtttctatcattttatgTTAAATGCTAGTTGGTTAACCATATTGCTAAGATCTGGGGAATAGGCAAGTGACCAAGTAAGCATTTTCACAGTACTACATTCAACTTTCTCATAAAACCCGGAGATCTGTGCAATTCGTAATTACCAATGAAAATCTGGAGTTTCCGCCTGGGGACCAACAGCCAGTGGTAGTAACCTTGAGGACACAGGACACCCCAGAGGGGCCTGAACTGTGCAGGGCCTTCCTAGGTCGAGTTCTCGGGACAGACACACTAAAGCGCTTTCAACCAACAAAATCCCCAAATGATTCTAATACATTTCTCTAACCCTATTTCtatccttctttgtctttcttttttgagtAACTCTTAGAACTGAGGGCAACAACTGCTGGTCACAATTTTACCTATTCTTTGTCTTGTCCatgttaagatttaaaaattaactttgacACTTATCTGCTTGGCAGGCGTAACAGTTTTCAAATTGTATGACGTAACTTAAAAACCCCAGGCCTCTCCAGTGGAGACGCAGCACGCTGTCACTACCGGTCTGTGCGGAAAGCGCTCCAACCCTCTCGGTAAAGGAGCGTTACCGGTGGGGGCTGTCAGGACCCTGTGCTGACTTTCCTGAAGGCCGTGCACATTCGTTCAAGAGTACAGAGGTGGAAACAGGTGAAAAGCAGTGGACTAGGGAAAGGGactgaaaaaaaattagcctaaaaaaaaacccttcaatgagtttgctttctcttcctttacATTTGGGGGGATAAATGACAGaattagcaaattttaaaaaaggaaacaatcaaatcattaaaacttaaaaatatattttattattaaggtCTACCGTCCGGACAAAATTCAGATCTTATGTGTTgaataataaactatattttattttctgagctAATCAGGTGCTTTCATAATTATTAAACTTTGGGTATATACACAGAAAAAGAGCTACTCAGAAGTTCATTGTTCATGAACTCAAATATTTTAGGATCAAGGTGTAAGTGATACTTGAAATGGTGTGAGATGGAAAGAATACTCTAGCCTAGAGGATCCTATCAATCTCAACTGTAAATCAGAAAGTTTCCTATGTTTTAGCAGCAGAAGAGGTGATATtaagatttttagtttttctttagtcTTAACAATTGTTTTCTTCCCCAGATTTATAACCATCATTCACAGACCATCATGTTGCAGCCTTTTCTCATCTCTTACATTATTGCTTACATTGTGTAAAAACTACACTAACTTTAATAAACTTGGCaatgtctaaaaatattttggaacaagGACAATGTATCACTGTCATGTGGGATTTTTGTAAACAATCTTAGTTGGGTTAAGAATATAGCCTTAACAGAATTTTTTACGTTGTCTAAAACAGCATAATAAAAAACATCCCCAACAATACATAGACctacatataaaatatagaatatctccaatatttttcctttatatagTATCACAGCTGTGTATGCAGGAGAAAGTATTGTTGATGGGGCAAGAGGAAAATTGATTTAGGCAATGACCTAATTAGCCAGACATGAACATTCAAAGACAGGTAAACAATTCTAGCTGCAAAAGCAGTGTTAGTGCCTATGAAACCGGGATCTACAGACTACATTCTCCATGCCCAGCCAGCTCATGCATAGCTCGACTATTCTCGATCATGGTTCTCTGCCTTCTTTTGAGGAACAAAggtaaggtgtttttttttttttttttttttttttttgaggactgGCACTATAAAGTTACAGGGAATGCCTATCCCAATATCAAATTTTCACTATGAAAAACCAGAATAGAAATgacaaagcttaaaaaaaaagtatgttggATTTCAGAAGTATTTACCCTAGTAATTCTTTAGAAAGCTTATCATCAATACTTCCAAAAACAACAGGCTTTTACAAATATTGTACAATATCCGGGGTGGGAGTAAACATCTCTTCAGACCATCTGTCCCATTCCTCTTAGTGCTCAGTTTCTGGTGCGCACTTTCATCTCAGGAAGGTCAGTGTCCATAGATTTCTTCTTTCCCTAATGCTCCTTTGTTAGCCTACTTTGAAAACTGGAAGAAACTGACACGTTTTAAGCCAACTGGTTCTCCTTCAGTATCACAGTTAGTATTGTGTTTTGACATCATGTTACTATGTACTTACAGAAGCAACCTCCTAATTAcgaaaaataaaacatcaattgCAGGGTTTACAAAGTAAAAAGGGAAATTCCTTCCCAAacccttttttgtttaaaaaaattaaattaaatttaaatgtacaaGACCAAGCACAGGCACTTTCCAAAAACCAAACTGAAGCCAAAACATGAAATTACTCAATAGTTATAGAAGACAGCTCTGATTTTGGGGGGTCATCTCTGGTTGTCTCGGCACAAGCACTGGTCTTTGGCTGCTCTGgcatttcttcctccttttctgccAGCCCACCAAGAGACCCCAAGGGAAAAGTGCTTTCACAATTCTGGGTTGAGGAGACCTGTGAAATTACAGGCATTTGAACAGAGGAGTTGCTTTCAAAACCGTGTTCTCCAAGATCATACTGAACAAGGGTCTCTTCTTGCTCGTGGTTTAAGTAGTCCGGTACTAGGAAATCACTAGATAAGAGGCAAAGGATGAAACAGGAGTTAATTTTTAACTCAGTAATAAACAAGACACAATAAAAAGACCGGATTTGTAAAACAAGAttgggatatttttatttttctaattcctgAATGAAGATTAAACTCAGGAATTTAACTTCTAAATTGTCTTAAATATGAACCAAAGTGATCCATCAGCACCAAGTCTATCACTCTCACTCCCACTGGCAGTAGGTAGGACTCAGTGTCAACCATGGCCACctaaataccgtattttgccatgcataaggTGCATCCACGTTTTTGGTCCAAACTCGCAGGGAAAAAAGtcattcatttcattaaaaaaaatttcaattatttatttttatttagaaacaaaaccaattgtcgtattccagggtattattttacatatggatcgttgttgctttctagagttacacttttaacacataagcataaataaaagaattaaaaacactcatatagatacggaattagtactacccatgtataatgtgtatccttattttcccctcaaaaatctaGGCAAAAAAGtgattatacacagcaaaatacggtagtctttcttattttctgtagcAGAATTTCTGTTAAACAAAGAGCATTTGAATAACTTATACCTAACCTTTCTTGGACTACATACTtattaaaagattaataaacCCAGTTGTATTACTTCCTGAATATAAggtaattaagaaattaaatcttTATGCATAAATGACCTTCCACAAAATATACTATTTAGAGAAATGTAGAAAACCTATGTGTCCTGCTATTAGATTTGGTATATGAGCCctgcctgatgtggctcagtggactgagtgccggctggcaaaccaaagggtcgctggtttgattcccagtcagagcacttgcctgggttgcaggccaggtctccaataggggacatagaagaagcaaccacacattggtgtttctctccctttctccttcccgtcccctctctctaaaaataaagaagtaaaatcttaaaaaaaaaaaaaaacaaacaaaaaagggttTGTTATAAGAAAACtactaaattacattttaatcagAATTTGGAACTAAATGCCACGAGATTAGTGACCTTTTAGCCCTCAGAGACTATTTAGTTTAATGATATTGAAAGCATTTAATAGTCTATGATATGATAAATTATAAGTACTTAATTATTGAATgtaaaatttactaaaattttaacaACGGTAGATATTATTCCTAAGTGGCGAGATCAGCAAAGGGCtttgattttttatatttcatacttttttatatttactaaatTTTCTACTATAAGCCTTTTCAtagttaaaataaacattatgaaATAAGTCATCTTAGAtgctttatttaaatctttattgcTTCATTATACTAGAAATGCCAACTAATACACTTAATAAACTTATAATTTAACTGTttagtattaataaaaaaaactaaactctGCTCATCTGCAAGCAGTTTAAGATGTCATGATATATTATCTTCCGGTGTTAGGCACGGTAAGCGGAGGGCAGAGGGGCTCTGTGCAGGGAAGGCGCCGATGACGGCAGTGGTTAACTGGGACACTGCCTCAGTCTCGACAATGTTTACTATGGCACGTGTGAGCTAGGTTTAGGGTACAATAACCAGATGCTCGGCATtagaaataattacattaaacCAAGTGAATGTCTGATTTgaggacaaaaacaaaatcatgcaGGGATATTTGGAATTTATTAAgaagtaagatttaaaaaataaaagtggtttaAAACGTAAGGgtcattttataagaaactgagcATTCTTATGGATATATTAAAAACAGACAACTCAAAATTCGGTATCTAGAGGGGACCTCAGAAATTGCCGTTAAAGcttacattttgtctttttctaacttttaagcttcttcatttgtaaagttaCACGTTCAATTACAACAGCAGTTAGTGGCAGAGCTAGAACTAGAACCTGATTTCCTTGGATAATCTATAAATCAGAAAGGTAATTCTATTataaactattaataataaaagaagaaagctttaagttgaaagaaaaaaaaaggaaaacttcatTTGATCCAAGTAATCATATCCATTATACTTGCTACTGAAATTTCTCTCTTGCTGTATAttcctttatataaaattaagAGAGAAACGGTCAAGCAGTTTATTAACATCCAAAGAGTCGGAGGTAGTCCGCTATCACTGAGTGTCACATGACATGGCAAGTTTTCCGACAAGGTCTATTTAAGATCCACACGATTATTTTGCTCTTGTattgtcaaaaacaaaacaaaaaacacccccTACCAACCACCCCCAAGACTCCCCAACAAAACCCCAGAGGATGACTAGCCTAATTCTGTAGGAaaaaatttctaatttcaaatacaatattttaaattgtatatatttagaaGATTCAGCAAAACTTTATCAGATCAGGAGGTTGGAGTATGGACAGTGGGAATTTAAAAGGAATGTGACTGATTACCTGGCAGCCTGGAAAAGACAAAGCAGGCTGCCCtaaaagcaggaaaagagagtTTAGAAAGCATTTTTCCTGGTTTGGTTTTCGTTGTGCGCCTCACCTGCTCTGGAAGTAGTTTGCTAGCTCTGACGCTTCATGGTTCAGACTCCTCAGGTGCACGATTAAATTTCCAGAGTTGGTGAACATGGCGCCACATGTTTTGCACTCGTAAATCCGAGGCTTGCGGATAATGTGCCGGGAAACCCTCATGTGGTGCTTATATTCCCCGAAGGAAGTGAAAGTGGCACTACATATCTGGCACCGGAAACAGCGTTTACCTTCATGCTTTAGGCGATGCATCTTTAGCGAGTAAGCCCTGGTGAACTTTTTTCCACAGCGGTCACACTGAAATGGTTTAATTcctacaaaacaaagcaaaaccaaagtattatctaaaaacaaaatgaagtggaAGGTCATAAACCTCACAAATTTCTGTACTGTAATTTTGTAGCAATAGATAATTtgaaaaggacaaataccaccACAAAAATGAATTCCAATTCATTATCTCAGAAAAGGTACAGAACATATGAAGTCATTACTGCTTTCttaagaaagacagacagacaagtgAAGGTGAGGTCAACTAGGTAATACATACTCAGGCTGACTTCTGAAAACCCTTCTAGTCATCTGTTTACAGACTTGAACACACAACTTAACCATAGTATTTACATAGGACCCAAACCCCTACCTagcatttgtttcatttcattcaaGTGGTGAGGTTTATATtgaaaggatgtggaaaaaatcAGTAGCTGCTCTTCACTCCCTCTCTCAGAGGAAACGAGAAGACAAAGTCGAACTTCTCTGAACATAACTAGTGACAGAACTATCATTTGATGACTTGGGTTTTGGGTATTTAATGtaatagtgacagaaaacattTGTATAAATTCACATGTatattataaattactttaaTGGTCTTTAAATTCATTATCATAGTTTCggtaaaaatactttaaaaccttCAAAATATAAAT
The genomic region above belongs to Phyllostomus discolor isolate MPI-MPIP mPhyDis1 chromosome 13, mPhyDis1.pri.v3, whole genome shotgun sequence and contains:
- the ZBTB44 gene encoding zinc finger and BTB domain-containing protein 44 isoform X4; this translates as MLIHSGIKPFQCDRCGKKFTRAYSLKMHRLKHEGKRCFRCQICSATFTSFGEYKHHMRVSRHIIRKPRIYECKTCGAMFTNSGNLIVHLRSLNHEASELANYFQSSDFLVPDYLNHEQEETLVQYDLGEHGFESNSSVQMPVISQVSSTQNCESTFPLGSLGGLAEKEEEMPEQPKTSACAETTRDDPPKSELSSITIE